The genomic stretch TTTTCAAGAATCACTGCTCGTTTTAAGCTTGTTTTTGGCCATTTAGCACGCAAAAAATCAAAAGCTTTCTTAGAATGCATCCAAGCGCATATTAGCGCATATTTTACTGGCAATAATGCTAGTTCACCATAATGTTGTTGAACATTAGTAATGTTCGTATAAAGTTAATACGCATTAAGTTAGCTGATACAGAGCTATTTGGTATTAGGAACGCGGAAacgtattatttgaatgatctttttctgctataacccaacgagcgggagcccaactaaaacgtaggCCAACGAGCGAAACTCGACTGTagttatgaaaatttgggaaaTATTCGAACCTGTGATTCACATACTTTGGCTTCATGCGATGTTTACAACTGTCATCATCCGtcatttttctgccaaaaagCATCAAGCCGAAAATCGTGAGAATCGTCAATCATCTCAATACGTCAAGTCAATACTTGACGCGTCAAAACGGGAAGTAGTTTTGTGAAGTGTATTCATAGATGAAAATTGCAGTGTTCCTCTAAAATAAGGCAGAATCCGGCATCCGGATCTTGCAAACTGATCTACTATTCAAACAGCAGCTATCTATGATGAATCCGTATGGTTGTGAGTAATTTTATTTTCGGGTTCTATAAAACAAAGGTGCTGTGTCTGTGTACCGTTAGTGTTGGGTTCTATcaacattttaattaaaattcattattttttctttagCTGTTAGGATTCCGGGCGCACTTAGTATTTTAATAGAAAGATAATGCATTACAGAAtcatttagtgtgaaaaattgttcATGTTCCTTGTTATGTACCTAGAAACTGACTTTTTGTTGGAGGTGGTTTTCCGTCATAGAGTTTGCATCCATTTCTAAAACAATCTTATTCTTATTTGTGAAAGAACATAGTAACGAAAAACAGATTTCACGTTTGTATATAATTGACATTTAACATACCCTATAGACTGCATAAATGTTAAATATTCGAAAGCGTAACAGATTGATGTCATAATATAAAAGCACCAAAAAATCGATCTGCCGACGCGGTTCTCAATGTACCTTTGTCCTAGTATTGTAAATAATCATTTAACATCCTTTTGCCTTCATTTATCTGCTTTAGTACCCTAGCGCTTGATTACGCTCAAGAAGAGATTGATGTGTTGTTGTTAATGAGATTAGAACCTCTACTGGAGTTCACGACTGGCCTCTTCCTCTTGGTTGGTTTGGTTGCTACTTTTTACACAAAGGAATTTGTTCTTTTCGCAAACGCACTCACGTATATTCCTCCGTAAAATTCCAATAAGTTTGCTATTCCTGTTTTCCTGCTCGGAACGAAGCTCACTGGCTACTACTGCACAGAGCCTTCGGCATCCTATATCGCTAAACAACTCTAGGATTCTAGGAAACTAGAGCGCACAATAATGGCTAATAAGATGGTCGGGAAGGGTAAATGTAAGtactatatttttattattacctCTTCTATGTTCATATTGTTATCGTCACCCATTACTGTACTGTAATTGCTAGAGCATATTTGATGCTCTCGTAAAAAGGTAATATagcaaaacaaaacacaaaaattgtTCATTGGCATGTTGAAAATATCTAACTTTTGGTACATAGCTAGTATAACAACTTCAGTACACACGCAAAATTTGTCTTAACTACAATGACAAATAGgatttgaaatttgaaagtaGTTTCTTGTGGATAGGGAAGTACCCTTTTAATAAGCTTCTATTCTAATTCCAGTGCCCGTTGAATCAGAAGATGCGCAGAAGTTGAGGTTCCAAGTAGAGCTGGAATTCGTCCAATGTCTAGCAAACCCCAACTATCTTCACTGTAAGTATCATTCACCAGCGCAGCATCGTACTgcgagaatgttttttttttttttggagggcGAGATTAAATTTGGCAATAATGTCTTCCAAATTTTCAAGACAACCTATTTCGATTGCTGAGAATTTTTGAATTGTAATCGGTTAATCGGTTGTTTAATTTATAATTCcgatcataaaaaaattgactgtttttttttgtttcacgtTTTCTCGAGAATATCGACAAAAAGGCATAATCAACTACCCAGGCATAAACAAACTACCCTTTattctaaaatttaaaattctaatAGAGGAAAAAGATATACACCCTCAATGTTTTAATTTGTGGTATGGGGGAGTTAAATAAAATCAGTTTGCTATTACTTCGATACCCGGGgtattgataaaaatttaacTACACAAGTTCCGAGAAAAATAGGGATCATATTCTAACCGGCAAAACACAATCGACATTCATCCTTCTTACTGTAACATGATCGGATTAAGTTTGCTTTTCTGTTTAGTTCTAGCACAACGTGGATTCTTCAAGGATAACGCTTTTATCAACTATTTGAAGTATTTACTCTACTGGAAAGATCCCGAGTATGCTAAGTATCTGAAGTACCCGATGTGTTTGTATTTTCTGGATCTGCTGCAATACGAACATTTTCGGCGGGAGATTGTCAATGCGCAATGTTGCAAATTCATTGACGATCAAACTATTCTGCTATGGCAACATTACACTCGCAGGCGAACGAGACTTTCTTCGCTGGGAACCACTAGTCTTACCGGGCTGGCTGTTGGAGGTCAACCTGTCGGTGGTGGTGTTCAGGGTACACTACTATCGAACGAACCCGTTCCGTTAGCGACCAACAATAACAACACTAATAGCACAAATGCAAACAATAttcaacagcagcaacagcctCCTgcacagcagcaacaacagaaTGGAGGACCTATGGTCCAACAGAATGGGTTGCCTAATAACACCGCAATTCCGGGAGTAGTCTTAGGGGCTGCTGGCGGAGGAAATATCAGTGGGCAAAAGGTGTCTTAGGCTGGCAGTTTGATGTGTACAAAGTTTCGCGAAATTTAAGTTTACTTgtgtaaaaaactgtttttaatgcttataataaaatatattaGCATAAAAGATGATTAATTATTGTCCCATGACAGCTCCCAGCAATACCATATAGCTCTGAACATTACTTATCGCACAACTTTCAgcattttgattttgagtagCATTTCTTGTTTGCTACGTAGCGTAcagttgaatgaaaaaaaaggtCAACCGATAATCATCTGCCCGTTGCACGTTTCTCTTGTATATTTGCCATTTCACAGTTTAGTAGCTACTGAAAAGGGTTTCTGTTTTGGCCCTGCAGATGCAGTTAGTAGTCAATTCAACCATCCATGAGAATGTCATTTCGCAAATTTCACTTTCGTCGGTTGGGCACTATGCAGAAGCAGGCACCGCGAGAAGACTCACGGCACTATAATTGTACACCCGCAAATTTATTCCAAATGGCCGATGAGGTAGCTTTACAACGAAACGTGATACCTTTGTCTTTCTTTTTCACCAGTTTTCGCCTACAACAACCGCACCTCGTGTCTGATAGCGGCAAAAGTGGCGGTGGATAAAACGTGATCGAACTGCAGGATGCAATCTATTATTGAACGAGCGCCGATACAGCTGGAATGTTTCGCTAACGACGGAACAAACATGGATGGGAAAGTCTCAGAAAACCTGTTGGAACGTGCGCGTATCAATTATGGAGCTCTAGTTATTAAATGATCGAAGGGTTATTTAATTCAATCCATAAGGTGTGCGAATGCAGCGGCATAAAGCCATTTGACAAAAAGGTGAAGCAGGAATACAATATAGGATTTGATCAATTCaagtttttctgaaaaaataaataaataaaaaatcaattccTTCTTTTCGTAAATTAAAACTTTGtgttgattttcattttttttagtaaacaaaataaaattactttctatattttttacaaGTCATTTTTAATCCCCTACCACTCGTTCTCAGGCAATTTTGTTATACAACCAACTACAATACTTTGAATAAAATCTATGCCAAAATGCATGCGAACTTTTAAAGAACTCTCTCGTCTCTAAAAGGCTTTTCTCCAtctaaaaaaaactcattttgctAAGCCAAAGTGCAAAGTTTCATCCGAATCAAAAACGATCGAATACATTCTGCGTATTTCCAGACCATTTGGTACGATTTTGCTCTAGTATTACCATACCagctttttaaaaatgtttttgtggAGTGTAGTATTCTGATTTGTCCTCATTGCGTTTTAGACATTTATTTTGTAACTATTTTGTGCTCCTGAACAGGGCTCCTGATTCCTGCATTGAATCTTCATTCGCTTCGTGAACCGTTCGCTGTGGACTAATGTCAATGTAACACGAACGCATACTTCATCGGGCGCGTACATGTGTTCGGATGAACTGAAACGATCGATTCGTGTCTTTCCCTTTTCCTGCTGTTTCTCATTATTTGCCGATTGGATACGGTTTAAAATCACatcgatgcaactcagtaaatatttgtatcggttcaccgtggcattgatagattcatcatggcaaataaaatcgggacgaagacaaaatagcattcgcatcgaatcgttcactgaagcttaccagaatttctgagcttgttCGTACATTTGCTGGTGCTATGAGATAATAGGCCGTATGAGTTAGGCCGAAAATATACTGGCgcgtcttgcactgcggagacggttcgccttgccgtgggttagctgtacattaacctgcggcagggctttacttagggctgtacattagcctacggagctagtatgttcacggccttaaagcgttggctttattcgccgctgcaaatactacgagacaagcaggacaaacttttttgttcatacggccgggatcaaaaaagctttcatttttgtatctatgtcgtgaagattcaataaaacagcgagcatagtttcttaagaaaacaattaatgttggaaatcatacaaaatttagttgaatttattatgattgacgacggggaacatattgttcatatttttctcggtttttgaAGATGCATGGCAGCGCCGTGTTAGTTGTAAATTAATTAATTGTAAATTAATACAACTGATCATTTACTTAATTTGCGAGGTCTGTCTCATTTAtctagaatttttaaaaatattccaatccgaataaccaaatttttgaaataaccgAACAGTTAGTGTGCTTACTAATAATTCTTGTACTAGGTAAATATGGttacataaatatttaaaaattatttttttgaatgatattataaatatttaaaaattattttttaatcgatgtttgcaatatacggtaaataattaaattgtagcttcaaccctctagtgcccaaattaattttcagacggacttcgaaaaaatcactttgaaactttataaacattttttaagtattgattgaaactttttagaggttcaactgaagaccgtctaaaggcggcactgagtactagagggttaatttatttatcttggagatgaaaaaacgaatttgcaaccaacagattttatttaaaaggtATAGCGCTTTCTTCAAAGTGTTCTCATTGCTCGGCGgtggtttttcttagttttattttcggGGTGAAAGATGCGATACAGCGTAATAATCTTTTGCATACGCTTAAAGATAGGTTTGGGCATAGGAAAATGAATGTTGATTTagaaaaacgcaaaatggcatattttaaCAATCTTGTGTGCTGGGTTGGCGTGCATAAATAAACTAAGGTTGCTTCATAggcgtttttttaacgcgggttttttacgcgaattccggaatttacgcggtttttttacgcgacacgtatccctcgcgtaaaaagcgactttagtgtatagaaaaattacttaagttatttatacaaatttacatttgttgcaaacccgatcagaaagaaaaaacaaaaatgtaacagaagttgttagtttgttacgggaaaaaccttccaggctgtgttttcaatttggtcccgttaggtgttaaaataacagaaattattctACTAGTTTCTAACACATATTAAAATTTGCTACTAACATattagctttctaacaaaataagatagtatataatacaatataataacaaacattgttagaaacaacaggttttgataaaaacgaaaagttagttagacttgtttcagaactacttcattacacgttttgttattatatatattcagattcaattttgtaatcaaaattatatggaaaaatacaaaattgtatcaaaatatgttatttgtatctcacgttgatagaattttgtaatgttttagtTGTGCTCTTCTGACCGGGAAGACAATTAATTTTAccacagttgagaaaaaaatatttcaacgttCAATACTTCTATTGCTACATAGTAGCAATAGCATAGTAGACAGACAGATTTTCAAAATGATTATGAATTGCATGATTACGAAATTGTGAATATGTCCGCCATTTTGTATGTTTcttttgtcgattttttttttaactcttaagttacgtttgaataaatacaaatggttgtttctttgtgtcgcttgaaaacatctcaaaaaaaaaacaaaagaagaaaccctttctcaaaagtaaaaatcttttctatttatttaaacggAACAATTTGATACCCTCTACCTGTATCTTCTTGGAGACTGTTTCCGCGTCCTGGCCTAACAAGAGCCAACTAGATAAGCTACGGATCAAAGCAAATGACtaaggccgtgaacatactaCTTATTCAATCAGAAGCAACCCGCCGGACAtagtcatatatatatattgcatttttacgtaagcgccaaattttcaaatttcatttatttacatattactataatatagaaaatcaccttcaagatgcttgttgccgtttccaaaaattttgataaataactgagaaatatcaaaaataagaagtgacgttagcgccacTTTACATAGAAGTGACGTTGAGGTACGAATAAGATAGTGTATCATGCTTGTGGAgtgcataattttatttatatccttgcTGCTGGCTACCGACCAGTACGCATGGCAAACTAGACTATTCAGGCGTATCAACGTCACTTTTAGTGCAAAActttgaaatggttttgctgttttgcaagagaagtgacgttggcattaaaactcaatgcgtttacataaataaacgtgttaaagcaatggggtatgtttttcatcatatttactcagattctatCAGATTAGTTTGCGCAATAAAGCGCTTCTGTTAATTTGCAAACGATTTAGATCTGTAgcgattttgtgcttttggcgcttacgtcaaaatcctagcccacggcagtataagcttcttcctcggcaattttcatttttcgtttggATTCGCCCCGAAGCATCATTGCGATTGGTAATACCATTCACGGTGAATATTCATCGGCATTGATCTGGGTCACAAAGGCTTCTGAAACGATGCATTCCCATCCGATCGCTCAATATCGCTTCGGATGACTTGAGTAAATCGTAGCCAATACGAATCAAACACGAAGGTGATCATATTACGTTTTAATAACTATTCATCGCCCACAAGCCACTCATAACAGTTCAGTTCACTATAGGCGTTGTTTCCATTGCTGAGTGAATACACTGTTGCCACGTGTTGTTGTGCTtcggcaataatgaatgaatacgaATGCAACGAAGTGATATTCAGCAGCCCTGCTCCTGAATACATTTATACTACAACGAAAAACGGAGCTATATGATATTACGGGTAATTTTCCATTCAGATATGTCTCATTTTCCTACGGAACCATCGCAATACAATAAGAAAATTTAATAGCAGTAAAAACAGAAATCAAAAAGTCCCTTCATGCAACTTATCTTCTTGTATTTAAGAGAGATTCCACCGAACCTGTTTCAGGGCGTTAACATTGACATTGAGGTAAGCAGTATTTATAGGAAAACAACATGTAGTTCGTTGCAATTTGAATGAGAGAGCACTCAATCATCCGGAGCAATTAGGGGAGTGAAACCTAATATCTCCGATTAATGTTAGCTAATGAGCATCCGGCAGTCATTATACTgaaggaaaataaataaatctgaataaagctgtaaatgttgtgtaaggaaaaaaattaatgagGAGATCGGCTATATCTGAAAATAAAGTCATAATAGCAAATACTTATCACATGACAATTTTGCAATAGGAAGTAGTCGAAGTAGTGTAATTTGTCCATTATACAGGGTATTCAATTAGTTCGAATACACTTTTAAAATGtgttaaaatatgaaaatacaTCATATTCTTTTCTGATCAATTTATATCGAGGCAAAAATTTATTGAGAACCTTTACGACATATTAGCTTGGAGCTAGGACAGGACGTaacaagagaaaccaaaaatcacccaaagttctgtcaaagcgaaagccctctctgattggtcgattttactcagcgcactgttaaattttattattagacggtacggttggccgtgctgcgaaaactatcggtattttttgttcacacGGTTTTTGCTTACCAAGTGAATGAACAGCTTttggttcaacaattttttgaaactttttcctACACTACTGTGTAGCTTCTATAAAAATCAACATTCGAAATgttattgatgtttttaaaactaCGTATGATAAACAATAGCAGATTAGTTTTCATGAAAGCAAGAGGAACCCAAAATGAGTTAAAATTATGGCtggttcaaataaatttaacatataTCTTTAAATCAATTAAACTAGGATTATCAAATGAATTGATTAAAATTGAAATCCAGAACATGGAAAAtcctttatatttatattttgctaattgaacatttttggaaacactggcaagcgtcgtgccgaaaaatcacaatgtttcatgagggcaattttgaacgaaaagaagaataactagaagccacttgTCACGTTCTGTCCTAGGCTTGGAGCACCCTTCTTTGTATGACGAGCTTGAGATGTTCCTCTAAAGAATCGTACGCGGCACGCATCTAATCCATCTCGTCTCAGATCTTGGAAATGAGCTTCTTGTATTGGTCTATAGTTCTCACTTTATGTTCGCTCTGCTTGGCCAGCATGTATGACCACACATAAAAATCCAGGAGATTAAGGTCCGGGTTGTAGAGCTTCGGAGCCGTAAGGtttcagagtccgctttgacaagcgggtggtgatagattcgaatcttagtagaaccaaaccagTTGTTGGCAAAAAGATTTTAAGTACggatttattctcaggctctttcACACAAAACCTTTCTCCAGACCTAATAACCactggtctaaagcttcgatagtatcatagactatagcacgttatatgatGTTAGAAAGATAGCTTGCAAAAGGagatgataaggtcgataaggaaggaagtagCTTACTAAGTTTGAAGGAGAGGTTACTTCTCAGTAAGTAACACtacaaaaaggtaaaaaaacaaaaatgtgcaaacagcaaaatcgtgcggacaatgccacaaaaaaAATAGGTCCTGACACCACGCTTGAACACTATACCACAGACAAATAGACGTACcatgaaatttattttcgtggatcaaaataacggtcaattcgaggagtggtgggcaccattccgctaattcgctaatcagcgacgctaaaattcagttagcgatttagcgatttcgctaatttttgagctggttagcgaaactgttagcgtcgctaaaaatTTGGccatcgaaacgctaatcgctaattcgctaaattttgtggagaagcgacaatagaaatatttagaaaaactgtgaattgctgatggcgtacgtaaattgcttcgaaagatgaacatactttactgcgaaagttacttttgtcagttttttaccctagaatggagttccagttatcgtacaagccacaggagcattttgaagaacacaacaaggtctagattgaatttttggtacaccaagaactttggtaaaatgcaatgcgcttgaaattatgacaatttTGGTTTTAcgttttcgattcagataataattgaattttcatgaaaacattcctaagagtatcaattttcaatgcaagctaaatagcttttgttattcttgtttttacaaaatcaaatatgaataccgtttcgtgaacctcttactgtaaatagctttaaaaagtaattgttttcgtttgtttaaccaaaacagatcaaaacgGTCCAAATCGTACAAAACACGAACagtaaatatagcgatatgactatttacatattaaaaagttagcgattagcgaaagttccgctaatgtgggtttagcgtttagcgattatcgagctaaattttccggttagcgacttagcgattagcgtcgctaaattttcggttagcggtgcccaccactgaattCGAGTTTTGCGGAATATTCCCGTCGCAGCGGTGGTGGTGCTGATATGCTCTTTTCCttttgaactcagttgacagttgttGCGCGCCGTGCTGCCAAAACAGCAGAAAGGCTGAAATTTATCTTTTGTGGAATATGTCCActaggtgtcgcacaagttagtaGGAACCAtaattttcttagaattttgtacggagtggtacgtctgtttgtctgtggctaTACGCCGTGTGGACCGGTGTACCGTTCTGTTGAAAGACATAATAATCCTTCCCGTAGAGGTCCCGAAGTGCCGTGACTACAACCTCGGTCTTATAGTACGCGGTGTAGATTTACACGCTTTGCGATAAACACCAACGGGAGTTTCCCACGCCTCCGCGCGATGTTTATGCGGGACGGGCAACTTCGGTGCTCCACCGAATCCAGTCGTCTGGATCTTACATCGGTTGGCCAAGCCTGACTTCTGGTAACGACGGATGGTGCTAACGATGAAATTCAGCTTCACCACAGGATTTATGGAATATGTCACTGGGTCGCTCACCTCTCGCAACAACTTGACTACGACGTCGCGATACTCCTTCATCGTGTGCgccaaacaaacaacaaatgacagcAAGTCGACACCGTGCACGTCAGTTAAGGTAAAACCtcgttgaatccaaaaatggccgacttcgagtcgccacttcgaattttcgaaagcacaagattcggaaataaataatgcgttccctgtgaaaatgctattttatgtttgctgtggtgaagcaaacataaaatagaattttcatagggagcgcaatgagtatttccgagtcttgtgcttttaaaAATTCGTAgcggtgactcgaagtcggtcattttttaattcaatgaggtttcaccttaacctATATATGAGGCTAAAGCTGACTCTAATACCAATACACAGAGTATAGTGCGCACCTACAAAAGGATGAAAAGTTGAATCCAGCTTTTCACGCGCGTAATTATAGCGAACGCTATGATGCAATGTCCGTAATAAATTATCCACCCTCTTGATAACTCTGCTTCCATCAGTTTGTAGTCTTCACATCTTTTATTGAAAGAGAAATATATTTAGCAACATTTGTGCTGTCAATTCTTCAGAAATTCCAAAACTAATGTAAGTTCGCCATTATGGTGTAAAAAGcagggaaatattttttatgagaaACCACAATTTTCGTTGATGCGAAAATAATACAGGAAAAATAATCTGGTTGAAGGTTGGATAAATTCGATATAGAAATCCGCAGAGTTGGCCAGTTTGTCTAGTTTAGGCATTCTCAAAACGTGCTCAGCGGTGTTttggacaaaaataaaaaccagcCGCAAAAACAGATTCTGTTAGTCTTCCTCGTCCTTCACTCGGCGGAACActttttaaatcaaaatgttTGGTGGAGCACCTGAATTTTTAAATCAAAGAGAGAAACTTATGTGAAAGTCTCGGTTTGCGGCAATGCAAAAGCAGCTCACTCCAGACTTTGAATTGTTCGGCCGGGATGCCGTCCTTTCCAGTTGTTTTGTGACATTTTAGCTCTTTCCAAGCTTTGTTTCATCTCATCCAACCAATCCTTTCGCAAACCTTCCGAGTGTACTCAGTAGCAACTCTGTCAGCGGAAAACCGCCACAGATTACCTTTCTTCTGGCTGCAGCGAAACTCACCAATCTCAGGTCTTTCTCATCATTGGACGGTGAAACGATTTCTGTCCAacccaggggggatctatctgtcaaaaatcgtgtaaccaacatattcggcaacatggtgtttgttttggtttttgttccttttggtcatgaaattgatcgatgtgaaatattatagaattggaatgttttccatcgaaactcgagaaaccgcggaaaactttcatgaatgttgtttagctattcacaattttcccccattattgttcatagttacaaacgtcatggaccaacaaacgtcatggaccaacaaacgtcatggaccagagttgatctgcgataacacacacatatatgaaatttgacagcagtgaatcccctctggtccaaCCAATGCGTTTGAGTCTTCGGTAGAGACCTTTATATTATGTTTTAGGCACTATCCATATGTTTTATTGAACTTCTTCTTCACGTCATTCGGTTTGTCGTTTTTCGGTGCATATACATTGATCAGGCTGTAAGATGAGAAGTAGATGTGGTATTTGAATGAAGGTCGTTCCCGCAATAGGATCGGCCGCTCGGAGCTCACGTTAACCCGTCTTCGGCGACCGCACTTCTTGAATGGCTTCAACTTCCACCTTTACAAGTTTCAGTTCTAAGATGCCCACGCGACCTGGTTCGATCAGAGTTCCAATACTCGTGTACAAAGATGAACAATTGGTTTAACACTTTAAATTGCCTATGATTAATTTAATGTAATCAGCTTAACGCATTGATATCAAATTTGGAAAAACTAATTTCTCAACTGTGGAAGGCCAGTGATCTCTGAATAAATGATATTAACATTGAATGAATGCATGATGGATTCTTATTGTATCGATGGATCCTTATTTATAGTTAGAATTTTATAAGTTAGTCGAGCACGCCTAATCATTgtcaaattgtgaaaaaaaacttattgtTAAGGGATTTATATAATCTCCCATGCTCGAAACCCATTTAGCTGTTGTGGCTCGTgctgtttatttgacacaacCTTCGCAATCAGTTGTTAGAGTAGGGGAAaggggggcagtttcggacagagcttaaaaaaacaaatggtgAAATTTTCAACCAAACTGAAAATATTAGTAATTTGGCAGCCCTTTACAGATTTAGTCTGGAAAATCCTCAAACTTCTG from Wyeomyia smithii strain HCP4-BCI-WySm-NY-G18 chromosome 3, ASM2978416v1, whole genome shotgun sequence encodes the following:
- the LOC129727838 gene encoding mediator of RNA polymerase II transcription subunit 31 isoform X2 yields the protein MMNPYGLPVESEDAQKLRFQVELEFVQCLANPNYLHFLAQRGFFKDNAFINYLKYLLYWKDPEYAKYLKYPMCLYFLDLLQYEHFRREIVNAQCCKFIDDQTILLWQHYTRRRTRLSSLGTTSLTGLAVGGQPVGGGVQGTLLSNEPVPLATNNNNTNSTNANNIQQQQQPPAQQQQQNGGPMVQQNGLPNNTAIPGVVLGAAGGGNISGQKVS
- the LOC129727838 gene encoding mediator of RNA polymerase II transcription subunit 31 isoform X1; protein product: MANKMVGKGKLPVESEDAQKLRFQVELEFVQCLANPNYLHFLAQRGFFKDNAFINYLKYLLYWKDPEYAKYLKYPMCLYFLDLLQYEHFRREIVNAQCCKFIDDQTILLWQHYTRRRTRLSSLGTTSLTGLAVGGQPVGGGVQGTLLSNEPVPLATNNNNTNSTNANNIQQQQQPPAQQQQQNGGPMVQQNGLPNNTAIPGVVLGAAGGGNISGQKVS